In Hasllibacter sp. MH4015, the following proteins share a genomic window:
- a CDS encoding sterol desaturase family protein has protein sequence MIATVRVLIHMGGLQRLAPFWVAGVVLFAVNFGWLVCVALAYGIVLQFFVEYVLHRFVYHRDPPAEQSPFNALYRAHIGHHEFPNNPEFFTGGDDWFAVKFGVGAVVLHTLVLWPVLGLADAAVFGAVALFLGSVSAFTFYEYCHTLAHLNVPKGWFGRRVTHEHLRHHFNDHDSNYHVSFGMGWIDALFGTVYDRDVAKGRFDRGTVMSLGMDPEDLRLVTARKAYGLPERGSGR, from the coding sequence ATGATCGCGACGGTGCGGGTGTTGATCCATATGGGCGGATTGCAGCGGTTGGCGCCGTTTTGGGTGGCGGGCGTTGTGCTGTTTGCGGTGAATTTCGGGTGGCTCGTTTGCGTGGCCTTGGCCTATGGGATCGTGCTGCAATTCTTCGTTGAATACGTCCTGCACCGCTTCGTCTATCATCGCGACCCGCCGGCGGAGCAGTCGCCGTTCAATGCGCTCTACCGGGCGCATATCGGGCACCATGAGTTTCCGAACAACCCGGAGTTTTTCACCGGCGGGGACGACTGGTTCGCGGTAAAATTCGGGGTGGGGGCTGTGGTGCTGCACACGTTGGTGTTGTGGCCGGTGCTTGGGCTGGCCGATGCGGCTGTGTTCGGGGCGGTGGCACTGTTCCTGGGCTCGGTTTCTGCGTTCACATTCTATGAATATTGCCACACGCTGGCGCATCTGAACGTGCCGAAGGGGTGGTTCGGGCGGAGGGTGACGCATGAGCATCTGCGGCATCACTTCAACGACCATGACAGCAATTACCATGTGAGTTTCGGGATGGGCTGGATCGATGCGCTGTTCGGGACGGTTTATGACCGGGACGTCGCGAAGGGGCGGTTCGATCGGGGGACGGTGATGAGCCTGGGGATGGACCCGGAGGATCTGCGGCTGGTGACGGCTCGGAAGGCCTATGGGTTGCCGGAGCGGGGTTCCGGGCGCTGA
- a CDS encoding calcium-binding protein, giving the protein MFIAGSVLAMLLVGLAVDGLVSGPDEEGEEVDPLALEEEETDQSGVQSTALSDLLFSGDDAPEEGEEDNQAGPDALNYTPLDQMPEEEATPEGLVQFEAELDENWIAASEDGVAPADLLDVERVTTLQDGSDVPLVDSFEPGTDHIVLDFDGAEDDAPTIEIEVNEADGSATILANGVPVSVVADGEGLTPEHIRVVMSEMGDGDPAVLPDEADTTSDAESRGDAVGGPATLPGVGDLDLPEIGPDAPLPGDTTDALLPNVIEEADTIVGDVIDTVETVLPPIIDPIVDVVETIGDGIPAAEDVNAILDGVTGDLSDLGGASDVLDARADMDDAFGTGGTDALTGTFNDDEITGTDGQDALFGDEGDDTLSGGAGNDELHGDFGDDVLEGGAGVDFLSGGEGNDALDGGGDRDLLFGEDGDDLLYGGAADDFLQGGSGADTLNGGSGNDVLDGTFSHNGHDQDAGDALWGGDGDDTIIVGQDDTAIGGAGADVFTSGDYIDAANGAIAGHVADFDPSQDRIEVIFDPGINPDPVVEVQDFDDGSGADILLNGEVILSVSGAQGLDPGLIDLRSVA; this is encoded by the coding sequence ATGTTTATCGCCGGAAGTGTCCTTGCCATGCTGCTTGTCGGTCTGGCCGTGGACGGGCTCGTGTCTGGCCCGGACGAGGAGGGGGAGGAGGTTGATCCCCTCGCCCTTGAGGAGGAGGAGACCGATCAATCCGGCGTGCAGAGCACCGCTTTGTCCGACCTCCTGTTCTCCGGCGACGACGCGCCCGAGGAGGGGGAGGAGGACAACCAGGCCGGTCCCGACGCGCTCAACTACACACCGCTCGACCAGATGCCCGAGGAGGAGGCCACACCGGAAGGGCTCGTCCAGTTCGAGGCGGAGCTTGACGAGAATTGGATCGCCGCATCCGAGGATGGCGTCGCGCCCGCTGACCTGCTGGACGTGGAACGCGTGACAACGCTCCAAGATGGCTCCGACGTGCCGCTGGTCGATAGTTTCGAGCCGGGCACGGACCATATCGTGCTGGATTTCGACGGGGCGGAGGATGACGCCCCGACCATCGAAATCGAGGTCAATGAAGCGGATGGCTCCGCCACGATCCTGGCCAATGGCGTCCCGGTCTCCGTCGTGGCCGATGGCGAAGGTTTGACCCCCGAACACATCCGCGTCGTGATGTCCGAGATGGGCGACGGCGATCCGGCCGTTCTTCCCGATGAGGCGGACACGACAAGCGATGCCGAATCGCGCGGCGATGCGGTGGGCGGGCCTGCAACCCTGCCCGGTGTCGGCGACCTTGACCTCCCGGAGATCGGGCCGGATGCACCCCTACCGGGCGATACCACGGATGCCCTGCTTCCTAACGTCATCGAGGAGGCCGACACGATCGTGGGCGACGTGATCGACACCGTTGAGACCGTCTTGCCGCCCATCATTGACCCGATCGTGGACGTGGTGGAGACGATCGGCGATGGCATCCCCGCTGCGGAGGACGTGAACGCGATCCTTGATGGTGTCACGGGGGACCTTTCCGATCTGGGCGGCGCCTCTGACGTTCTGGATGCGCGCGCCGACATGGATGATGCCTTCGGCACCGGCGGGACCGACGCCCTGACCGGCACGTTCAACGATGATGAGATCACCGGCACCGACGGACAGGATGCCTTGTTCGGTGACGAAGGGGACGACACCCTGTCGGGCGGGGCCGGCAACGACGAATTGCACGGCGATTTCGGAGATGACGTCCTCGAAGGGGGTGCCGGCGTCGATTTCCTGTCGGGCGGGGAGGGTAACGACGCGCTCGATGGCGGCGGGGACCGTGACCTTCTGTTCGGGGAAGACGGCGATGACCTGCTTTACGGCGGTGCCGCCGATGACTTCCTGCAAGGCGGCAGCGGCGCGGACACATTGAACGGCGGCTCGGGCAATGACGTGCTCGATGGCACCTTCTCCCACAACGGTCACGATCAGGATGCCGGGGATGCGCTTTGGGGCGGTGATGGCGATGACACGATCATCGTGGGCCAGGACGATACCGCCATCGGCGGCGCGGGCGCGGATGTCTTCACGAGCGGGGATTACATCGACGCCGCCAACGGCGCCATTGCAGGCCACGTGGCCGACTTCGACCCGTCACAGGATCGGATCGAGGTGATCTTCGACCCCGGGATCAACCCCGACCCGGTGGTGGAAGTGCAGGATTTCGATGACGGCTCCGGCGCGGATATCCTGCTGAACGGGGAAGTGATCCTGAGCGTGTCGGGGGCGCAGGGCCTCGATCCCGGCCTGATCGACCTGCGGTCCGTCGCCTGA
- a CDS encoding polysaccharide deacetylase family protein: protein MRTFLIAILCLALLVVGAYQLSRARSVQLFGEIVTRAETDRPVIALTFDDGPSARFTQPLLDALGDVPATFFLVGQDIVANPEAAQAIVDAGHEVGNHSWSHPRMILMSPAEIHREIEDTDAAIRALGYDGPIHFRPPFGKKLIVLPWVLSRMGRPTIMWSLEPETDLGPGASAADIAAHVITRAGAGDIVLLHGMFSGSAATRDALPEIVEGLAARGFEFVTVSEILGE, encoded by the coding sequence ATGCGGACCTTCCTGATCGCGATCCTGTGCCTCGCCCTGCTTGTGGTGGGCGCGTACCAATTGAGCCGGGCGCGGTCGGTTCAGCTGTTCGGAGAGATCGTGACGCGGGCGGAGACGGATCGTCCGGTCATCGCGCTTACGTTCGATGACGGCCCTTCGGCCCGGTTCACGCAGCCGCTTCTCGATGCCTTGGGCGATGTGCCGGCGACGTTCTTCCTGGTCGGGCAGGACATCGTGGCAAACCCGGAGGCGGCGCAGGCCATCGTCGACGCGGGCCACGAGGTCGGCAACCATTCGTGGAGCCATCCGCGGATGATCCTGATGTCACCCGCCGAAATACACCGCGAGATCGAGGACACCGATGCGGCGATCCGGGCCCTGGGATACGATGGCCCAATCCATTTCCGCCCGCCCTTCGGCAAGAAACTGATCGTGCTGCCCTGGGTGCTGTCGCGGATGGGGCGGCCCACGATCATGTGGTCGCTGGAGCCCGAAACCGACCTTGGCCCCGGGGCCAGCGCGGCGGATATCGCGGCCCATGTCATCACCCGCGCTGGGGCGGGGGACATCGTTTTGCTGCACGGCATGTTCAGCGGAAGCGCGGCCACGCGGGACGCCCTGCCGGAGATCGTGGAGGGGCTGGCCGCGCGGGGGTTCGAGTTCGTGACGGTGAGCGAGATTTTGGGGGAGTGA
- the truB gene encoding tRNA pseudouridine(55) synthase TruB produces the protein MARRKKGRDISGWLLVDKPAGLTSTSVVNKVRWAFDAKKAGHAGTLDPDATGMLPVALGEATKTIAYLGDALKAYEFRVRLGISTRTDDAEGAVLETRAARPSDDEIKAALTAFVGDIRQVPPQFSAVKVDGERAYDIARAGDTMELAARDLYVDELSFVARPDADHVDLLFVCGSGGYVRSIARDLGAALGCLGHVLWLRRTWVGPFDIEDAVTLDRVEALARSEEIDALLQPVALALGDIPKLRATEAGVTRLKNGNPGQVLPGDAEYGDLAWASFDGQPVAIGRFRSGELHPERVFNL, from the coding sequence ATGGCGCGCAGGAAAAAGGGCCGGGACATTTCGGGATGGCTGCTGGTCGACAAACCGGCAGGCCTGACATCCACGTCCGTCGTGAACAAGGTGCGGTGGGCCTTCGATGCCAAGAAGGCGGGCCATGCCGGTACGCTCGACCCGGACGCCACGGGCATGTTGCCGGTCGCTTTGGGCGAGGCGACGAAGACCATCGCATATCTCGGTGACGCGCTGAAAGCCTACGAATTCCGGGTCCGCCTTGGCATCTCCACGCGAACGGATGATGCCGAGGGCGCGGTGTTGGAGACGCGCGCGGCGCGCCCCTCGGACGATGAGATCAAGGCCGCCCTGACCGCCTTCGTGGGCGATATCCGCCAGGTGCCGCCGCAATTCTCCGCGGTGAAGGTAGACGGCGAACGCGCCTATGACATTGCGCGCGCGGGTGACACGATGGAACTGGCCGCACGGGACCTCTATGTCGATGAGTTGAGCTTCGTGGCCCGGCCCGACGCGGATCATGTCGATCTGCTGTTTGTATGCGGCTCCGGCGGATATGTCCGGTCCATCGCGCGCGATCTCGGCGCGGCGCTGGGATGCCTTGGCCACGTGCTATGGCTGCGCCGGACATGGGTTGGCCCGTTCGACATCGAGGATGCAGTGACGCTGGACCGGGTCGAGGCCTTGGCGCGGAGCGAGGAGATCGACGCCCTGTTGCAGCCCGTGGCACTTGCCCTTGGCGACATACCGAAATTGCGTGCGACCGAAGCCGGAGTGACGCGGCTGAAGAACGGCAATCCGGGGCAGGTCCTGCCCGGAGACGCGGAATACGGCGATCTGGCCTGGGCCTCTTTCGACGGGCAGCCGGTCGCGATTGGCCGGTTCCGGTCGGGGGAGCTTCATCCCGAACGGGTCTTCAACCTTTGA
- the rbfA gene encoding 30S ribosome-binding factor RbfA, whose amino-acid sequence MARNSHHDGPGPSQRQLRVGELIRRTLSSVLSRGEVHDPALNGMSITVAEVRTSPDLKIATVYVMPLGGGDRDAAIDALKRNKGELRRALGKDLTLKYAPDLRFVIDETFDRMDETREMLSRAEVRRDVEAVDRREDQE is encoded by the coding sequence ATGGCACGCAATTCACATCACGACGGCCCCGGACCCTCGCAGCGACAGTTGCGGGTCGGGGAATTGATCCGGCGCACGCTGTCGAGCGTGCTGTCGCGGGGCGAGGTGCATGATCCCGCGCTCAACGGGATGTCGATCACCGTGGCCGAGGTGCGCACGAGTCCCGATCTGAAGATCGCGACCGTCTACGTCATGCCGCTCGGCGGCGGGGACCGCGATGCGGCCATCGACGCGCTCAAACGCAACAAGGGCGAGTTGCGCCGCGCGCTTGGCAAGGACCTGACCCTGAAATACGCCCCTGACCTGCGCTTCGTCATCGACGAGACGTTCGACCGGATGGATGAGACCCGCGAAATGCTGTCCCGCGCCGAAGTGCGCCGCGACGTGGAAGCGGTGGACCGGCGGGAGGACCAGGAATGA
- the pnp gene encoding polyribonucleotide nucleotidyltransferase: protein MFNIVKKEIQWGEETLTLETGRVARQADGSVIATLGETSVMANVTFAKQPKPGMDFFPLTVHYQEKYYAAGKVPGGFFKREARPTEKETLTARLIDRPIRPLFVPGFKNETLVMCTVLSHDLVNDPDMVAMIAASAALTISGAPFRGPIAGCRVGFEDGEYILNPTVDDMHDLRNNPEQRLDLVVAGTKDAVMMVESEAYELSEAEMLGAVKFAHESIQPVIDLIIDLAEDAAKEPFDFQAPDYSELYETIRAAGEDKMREAYAITDKLERQNAVAAVKEGVKEGLSEEQLEDPNLSAALKKLESTVLRSDVVKNGRRIDGRALDEVRDIVCETKVLPRTHGSALFTRGETQGLVVTTLGTGDDEQFIDALHGNFKSNFLLHYNFPPYSVGEAGRVGPPGRREIGHGKLAWRALQAVLPAATDFPYTVRVVSEITESNGSSSMASVCGGSLSMMDAGVPLKAPVAGVAMGLVLEEDGSYGILTDILGDEDHLGDMDFKVAGTEAGITSLQMDIKVAGITQEIMEKALEQAKAGRLHILGEMSKAVTEAGEFSEHAPRIETMQVPTDKIREVIGSGGKVIREIVEVSGAKVDINDDGIIKIASPNGDSIQKAYDMIHSIVAEPEEGKVYKGKVVKIVDFGAFVNFFGKRDGLVHVSQIENRRLNHPSDVLTEGQEVWVKLLGFDDRGKVRLAMKMVNQETGEEMAKEDAE, encoded by the coding sequence ATGTTCAACATTGTGAAGAAAGAGATCCAGTGGGGCGAAGAGACGCTGACACTGGAAACGGGCCGTGTGGCCCGTCAGGCCGATGGGTCTGTGATTGCGACGCTGGGGGAGACCTCCGTCATGGCGAACGTGACGTTCGCGAAGCAACCGAAGCCGGGAATGGATTTCTTCCCGCTGACGGTTCACTACCAGGAAAAATACTACGCTGCGGGCAAGGTCCCCGGCGGCTTCTTCAAGCGGGAGGCCCGGCCGACCGAGAAGGAAACCCTGACCGCGCGTCTGATCGACCGTCCGATCCGCCCGCTGTTCGTCCCCGGCTTCAAGAACGAGACGCTGGTGATGTGCACGGTGCTGTCCCATGACCTCGTGAACGACCCGGACATGGTGGCGATGATCGCGGCCTCGGCTGCGCTGACGATTTCGGGCGCGCCGTTCCGTGGGCCGATCGCGGGCTGCCGAGTGGGCTTCGAGGATGGCGAGTATATCCTGAACCCGACGGTCGACGACATGCACGACCTGCGCAACAACCCCGAGCAGCGGCTCGACCTGGTTGTGGCGGGCACGAAAGACGCCGTGATGATGGTGGAATCGGAAGCCTATGAGCTGTCCGAGGCCGAAATGCTGGGGGCGGTGAAATTCGCCCATGAGAGCATCCAGCCGGTCATCGACCTGATCATCGACTTGGCCGAAGACGCCGCGAAAGAGCCGTTCGACTTCCAGGCGCCGGATTATTCGGAGCTCTACGAGACGATCCGCGCGGCGGGCGAAGACAAGATGCGCGAAGCCTATGCGATCACCGACAAGCTGGAGCGTCAGAACGCTGTGGCCGCGGTGAAAGAGGGCGTGAAGGAAGGCCTGTCCGAGGAGCAGTTGGAAGATCCGAACCTTTCGGCAGCCCTGAAGAAGCTGGAATCGACGGTTCTGCGCTCGGACGTGGTGAAGAACGGTCGCCGGATCGACGGCCGTGCGCTCGACGAAGTGCGGGACATCGTGTGCGAGACCAAGGTTCTGCCGCGGACCCACGGCTCGGCGCTGTTTACCCGGGGTGAGACGCAAGGTCTGGTTGTGACGACGCTCGGCACGGGCGACGATGAGCAGTTCATCGACGCGCTGCATGGCAACTTCAAATCCAACTTCCTGCTGCACTACAACTTCCCCCCCTATTCGGTGGGTGAAGCCGGTCGCGTGGGCCCTCCGGGGCGTCGTGAGATTGGGCATGGTAAGCTGGCATGGCGGGCCCTTCAGGCGGTTCTGCCGGCGGCGACGGACTTCCCCTACACCGTGCGGGTCGTGTCGGAGATCACCGAATCCAACGGCTCGTCGTCGATGGCGTCGGTCTGTGGCGGCTCGCTGTCGATGATGGACGCGGGTGTGCCGCTGAAGGCGCCGGTTGCCGGTGTGGCCATGGGCCTCGTGCTGGAAGAGGACGGCTCCTACGGCATCCTGACCGACATCCTGGGGGACGAAGACCACCTGGGCGACATGGACTTCAAAGTGGCGGGGACCGAAGCCGGTATCACGTCGCTGCAGATGGACATCAAGGTCGCCGGCATCACGCAGGAGATCATGGAAAAGGCCCTGGAGCAGGCGAAAGCCGGGCGTCTCCATATCCTGGGTGAGATGTCGAAGGCCGTGACCGAAGCCGGTGAATTCTCCGAACACGCGCCGCGCATCGAGACGATGCAGGTACCCACCGACAAGATCCGTGAAGTGATCGGGTCGGGCGGCAAGGTGATCCGCGAGATCGTGGAAGTGTCGGGCGCCAAGGTCGACATCAACGACGATGGGATCATCAAGATCGCCTCGCCCAATGGCGACAGCATCCAGAAGGCCTATGACATGATCCATTCGATCGTGGCGGAGCCGGAGGAAGGCAAGGTCTACAAGGGCAAAGTCGTGAAGATCGTCGATTTCGGCGCCTTCGTGAACTTCTTCGGCAAACGCGACGGCCTGGTCCACGTGTCCCAGATCGAAAACCGCCGCCTGAACCACCCTTCCGACGTCCTGACAGAGGGCCAGGAAGTGTGGGTCAAGCTGCTCGGCTTCGACGATCGCGGCAAGGTCCGGCTGGCCATGAAGATGGTCAACCAGGAGACCGGCGAAGAGATGGCGAAGGAAGACGCGGAATAA
- a CDS encoding phosphodiester glycosidase family protein, with amino-acid sequence MIRLLTILGAMMAPTMGDAQCETVLFDGAEFTACEVDLTQANVRLFLRNDAGEVYGTFSRVENELPQGARLGIAMNAGMFHEDRSPVGLYVEDGEQEMRIITSDGPGNFGLLPNGVLCLGEDGAAVIESRAFAENPPECTHATQSGPMLVIDGDLHPRFLPDSDSLNIRNGVGIEADGGRMWMVISDQAVNFHHFARFFRDYLETPNALYFDGRVSRLHAPEIGRSDLGFPIGPILGVVVDEAALDGSGEGG; translated from the coding sequence ATGATCCGTCTGCTCACCATCCTGGGCGCGATGATGGCCCCCACGATGGGCGACGCACAATGCGAAACCGTGCTGTTCGATGGCGCCGAGTTTACCGCCTGCGAGGTCGACCTTACACAGGCCAATGTCCGTCTGTTCCTGCGCAACGATGCGGGCGAGGTTTACGGCACATTCAGCCGCGTCGAGAATGAACTGCCCCAGGGCGCGCGCCTTGGCATCGCAATGAATGCCGGCATGTTCCACGAGGATCGCAGCCCCGTCGGGCTCTACGTGGAGGATGGGGAGCAGGAAATGCGCATCATCACCTCCGACGGGCCGGGAAATTTCGGCCTCCTGCCTAATGGCGTGCTGTGCCTGGGAGAGGACGGCGCGGCGGTGATCGAAAGCCGCGCCTTCGCGGAGAATCCGCCGGAATGCACCCACGCGACCCAATCGGGGCCGATGCTGGTGATCGACGGCGACTTGCATCCCCGTTTCCTGCCCGACAGCGACAGCCTCAACATCCGCAACGGTGTGGGGATCGAGGCGGATGGCGGACGGATGTGGATGGTCATCTCCGACCAGGCCGTGAACTTCCACCATTTCGCGCGGTTCTTCCGGGATTACCTGGAAACGCCCAACGCGCTTTATTTCGATGGCCGCGTCTCGCGCCTGCACGCGCCTGAAATCGGGCGGTCCGACCTTGGCTTTCCCATCGGCCCGATCCTCGGCGTCGTCGTGGACGAGGCGGCGCTTGACGGCTCGGGCGAGGGTGGCTAG
- a CDS encoding phenylalanine 4-monooxygenase, which produces MPLSTDYASKIPGPDGLIAYTAEERAVWRDLYAQQIPVLRDHACRAYLEGLDKLAMDGTDVPQVRDIDARLARISGAGVKAVDALIPQDEFSTLLKNRKFPMATFIRRREHFDYIEEPDIFHECFGHCPMLTNDAFCRFMEQFGALALDLGDEWSERLFRLFWFTVEFGVIREGGALKAFGAGIISSPGELANVVHGTPMVEPFDLLTVLRTPYRIDIVQPVYFEIESFEQLAASLDCDMEAMLKEAAHRCDLPARFEAKAA; this is translated from the coding sequence GGCCCCGACGGGCTGATCGCCTACACGGCGGAGGAGCGTGCCGTCTGGCGCGACCTCTACGCGCAACAGATCCCCGTTCTGCGGGACCACGCCTGCCGGGCCTATCTGGAGGGGCTGGATAAACTGGCCATGGACGGCACGGACGTGCCTCAGGTGCGAGATATCGACGCCCGCCTTGCCCGCATTAGCGGCGCGGGCGTGAAAGCCGTGGATGCCCTGATCCCGCAAGACGAGTTCTCCACCCTCCTGAAGAACCGCAAGTTCCCGATGGCCACTTTCATCCGGCGGCGCGAGCATTTCGATTACATCGAGGAACCGGACATCTTCCACGAGTGTTTCGGCCATTGCCCGATGCTGACCAACGACGCCTTCTGCCGCTTCATGGAGCAATTCGGCGCGCTTGCCCTTGATCTGGGCGACGAGTGGTCCGAACGCCTGTTCCGCTTGTTCTGGTTCACGGTCGAATTCGGCGTGATCCGCGAAGGCGGGGCGCTCAAGGCCTTCGGGGCGGGCATCATCTCCAGCCCCGGGGAATTGGCCAATGTCGTCCACGGCACCCCGATGGTGGAGCCGTTCGACCTCCTGACCGTCCTGCGCACGCCCTACCGGATCGACATCGTGCAGCCCGTCTATTTCGAGATCGAGAGTTTCGAGCAATTGGCCGCGAGCCTCGATTGCGACATGGAAGCGATGTTGAAGGAGGCCGCCCACCGGTGTGACCTGCCCGCCCGATTCGAGGCGAAGGCGGCCTGA
- the rpsO gene encoding 30S ribosomal protein S15, translated as MSITADEKQRLMKEFGTKEGDTGSPEVQVAILTSRITTLTEHFKTHKKDNHGRRGLLKMVAQRRKLLDYTRAKDEARYQDLIKRLGIRR; from the coding sequence ATGTCGATCACTGCTGACGAAAAGCAACGCCTGATGAAGGAATTCGGCACCAAGGAAGGCGACACCGGTTCGCCCGAAGTCCAGGTTGCCATCCTGACAAGCCGCATCACCACCCTGACCGAGCACTTCAAGACCCACAAGAAGGACAACCACGGCCGCCGTGGCCTTCTGAAGATGGTCGCGCAGCGCCGGAAGCTTCTCGATTACACCCGCGCCAAGGATGAGGCCCGGTATCAGGACCTGATCAAGCGCCTCGGCATCCGCCGCTGA
- a CDS encoding alpha/beta fold hydrolase produces MAIEGLAASRVSTNGIELSVHRAGQGKPLILLHGFPQNHRCWEKVAPRLAEEFDVIVPDLRGYGDSDAPEGAAVYAKREMAKDIVGLMDALGLDRAHILGHDRGARVSYRLALDHPARVDRLGIIEIVPTGDFWAAWDADLALAAYHWTFLAQAAPMPERMILADGPGYIDFTLASWTHGKDLSVFSDAALESYRAQGADPARVAAMCNDYRAGATLDRRIDAESRASGDRIAAPLLFVWAEGGFPARTGDPLGVWRDWAADVRGCALANSGHFAMEEVPQAVLDAVLPHFREA; encoded by the coding sequence ATGGCAATCGAGGGCTTAGCGGCGTCACGGGTTTCGACGAATGGCATCGAATTGAGCGTCCACCGGGCCGGGCAGGGCAAGCCGCTGATCCTGCTGCACGGTTTTCCGCAGAACCACCGCTGCTGGGAGAAGGTCGCCCCGCGCCTGGCTGAAGAGTTCGATGTGATCGTCCCGGACCTGCGCGGCTATGGCGACAGCGATGCGCCTGAAGGGGCGGCCGTCTATGCCAAGCGGGAAATGGCAAAGGATATTGTCGGGCTGATGGATGCGCTGGGGCTGGACCGTGCCCATATCCTTGGCCACGACCGGGGCGCGCGGGTCAGCTATCGGCTGGCGCTGGATCATCCTGCGCGCGTGGACCGCCTCGGCATCATAGAGATCGTGCCGACCGGTGATTTCTGGGCGGCGTGGGATGCGGACCTGGCCCTTGCAGCCTACCATTGGACCTTCCTTGCGCAAGCCGCACCCATGCCGGAGCGGATGATCCTGGCCGACGGGCCGGGATATATCGACTTCACGCTGGCAAGCTGGACCCATGGCAAGGACCTTTCCGTCTTCTCCGACGCGGCCTTGGAAAGCTACCGCGCGCAAGGGGCGGACCCGGCGCGGGTGGCGGCGATGTGCAACGATTACCGGGCGGGGGCGACGCTGGACCGCCGGATCGACGCGGAAAGCCGCGCGTCGGGCGACAGGATCGCGGCCCCGTTGCTGTTTGTCTGGGCCGAGGGCGGCTTTCCGGCACGCACGGGTGACCCCTTGGGCGTGTGGCGCGACTGGGCCGCGGATGTCCGGGGCTGCGCCCTGGCCAATTCGGGCCACTTCGCGATGGAGGAAGTGCCGCAGGCCGTGCTGGACGCGGTTCTTCCCCATTTCCGGGAGGCGTAG
- a CDS encoding DUF1643 domain-containing protein: MIERTFQKDDAASIAIYSDCENYRYSLTRVWDPAGERALFIMLNPSTATEIQNDPTVERCERRARALGFGAFRVLNIFAWRATDPRDMRRADDPVGPGNDAAILDSLDWADRIICAWGTHGEHLGRGPAVEALLRASGRPLYHLGLSKAGHPKHPLYIGYAVQPVLWEG; encoded by the coding sequence ATGATCGAACGGACGTTTCAGAAGGACGATGCGGCATCGATCGCGATCTATTCCGATTGCGAAAACTATCGCTATTCCCTTACCCGGGTCTGGGACCCGGCGGGCGAGAGGGCGCTGTTCATCATGCTCAACCCCTCCACCGCCACCGAGATCCAGAATGACCCGACAGTGGAACGGTGCGAGCGCCGCGCCCGCGCGCTTGGGTTCGGTGCGTTCCGGGTGCTCAATATCTTCGCGTGGCGCGCGACCGATCCGCGGGATATGCGCCGGGCCGACGATCCGGTGGGGCCCGGCAACGATGCCGCGATCCTTGACAGTCTGGACTGGGCGGACCGGATCATCTGCGCCTGGGGCACCCATGGCGAACATCTGGGCCGTGGTCCGGCGGTCGAGGCTCTGTTGCGTGCGTCGGGGCGCCCGCTCTACCATCTTGGTCTGTCGAAGGCGGGGCATCCGAAGCATCCGCTCTATATCGGCTATGCCGTGCAACCGGTTCTGTGGGAGGGATAA